The sequence AAATGTTCTCAATCACTGATGCATGTTATAAGGCCTCTACTGTGTTTATTAGATGCACATTTTAATCTTTTCATTTCTCACGGGGAAAATATCTTGTTATTCCTCCCTACGGACAATTTTTATGCTCTTCATGTGTGAGTAAAGAACAATAATTAGATGCCACTAAGGACAGTACAACAAACTCTATACTATGCCTAAACCATAATACTTGTATAAAATAAGAAGGAAAAGAATTATTCTTGGAATGtgcattttgttttgtttatttttttgtgtgGCTATTTTGGCCGGAGATGTGTTGAAATTGATGCCTTGAATTTTTGAGAACTTTTTCATCTCTACTGACTAGAATTCATCAAATGGGTATGATCAGGTTTATGGCTGCAAGTGATGGAATCAAGCAGCGAAAAATTGTTTACCAGGTTTAAGATCACATCATTTCTTGATTAGGCAGTACTACCCCTCACTTCTAATAGAATAGAATTTAGCAAAAGTTGTTTTGGTTGTGATGTTGATCCCATTTACTTTTAAATAAGTTTTCATGTTTGACATTTGTACGCTCTGCTATATTGCAAGTAATCTATTTTCATGGAGGCCTTAGAATTGCTATTGATCACATGATTGAATATTTGTTTTAATCATCATCTACACATCTGATATGGTGACAACCTAACAAGATTGTTTAATACTGTTTATGGACTGTGAAAGCTACCTTTTACCAGCAGTTCAGTATTCAGAGGCTTTAACTGTTTTGGTTACAACTTGCATGTGGAATTGTTGAAGGTGTTTTATATTATATGATGTTTATGAGTTTCAGATAGAAATCAAGTGCCAAATGCTTGTAAGAATGTGTTGGATCTCTACCTTGAACTCGGAAACATCCCATGTGGATTGTTCCATGCAATCCAAATGAAGATTAAAGTTTTCTGACTGTGTTCTATGCAACTGTATAATATTACTGGTACACAAAAAATTTTTTGCGATCTCATCTTTTTTCTTGCTTTTGTTCTTAATTGCTTTATCCAGGTTACATCTGCATTGACCGGTCAAATTGTCGTGGAAGATGTGATCTGTAACAAGCTTGATGATGAGATTCAACGTCGGTTTCCATCAAAAGACTTAGTTTTCCGCCGCCTTGTTTTTCAACGAGTTGAGAGTTTAGTGCAATCTGAAGCTATTCTGTCGGTAGTACCAGATGATATGTCAAACGAAGTAGAGGACAAGACAGCCAGGGCAGCTTCCAAGTCGAGGAAAAAAGGGAAACACAGAAAATTTGATTCTCAGTTTTCTGGGTCACTTGGTTAGCATCTGATTGTCTTCTCATGGTCCAATTTACGAGTTttcgtcttcttcttctttttttttttttagataggATTGCTCCTATGATTTATATTTGACCGTAGATTTTTTAAACTTATTTACTTTCAATGGTCAAATGTTTTCCTCCTGAAGCTGGGATTCCTGTTTCATACGTCCGGTTTTGAATGGTTTGCTTTTGATTCTAGTAACTAATGCACATTGTCAGAGAAAATGTCCCTCTTAGGGCCTTTCTATGAATACATTATTCTGGATCTGTTATGCACCTAACTCCAGAACGATGTTTTTGTACAGTATCAGATGTGGAGTGAAAGAAAACTAATCTGCACTTAATTGCTATTATTTCCTTTTTGAGAATGGTCATTTTCAGAATAAGTTTTACTTGGCGGTGATTCTTTACAGTGACGTCGGAATCGGAACGTCTGCCGAGAGCATCAAGCAGTGAAATGAATGTTGATCAGAATTATTTGGCTAGTTCATATCACAACGGGATTATATCTGGATTAATGTTGATTTCTTTACATTTGGAAAAGCTCGTGTCGGTCGGGAGCATGGTGAGCTAGAGGCAAATTTCATTTATCTATTCTTCTTCCAATGTCATTGTTTCTCAGCTGAGGGAAAAACTTATTACCTAATCATTTCTAGAGTAGAATATCATACCATTGTTGTCTATTTATCGCCGCATAATTTACTTTCCTTTGTTTTTCTGATGAGCTGGATGATACCGGGGCATGGACATGGGCATGGGGTGGCATTGCTAACATGCAAAGTTCTTGTACATCCTGTTTTTACCTCAAAAAATCGATATGTCCTCAAAGGGGTTTTGCCTGCAACTTGTTTTTTTgttgcttttcttttctttttctttttccttattTTTTGTGTTAAGTTCCTCAGAGATGACAGCAGTCCTTGTGGTTGGCCCTCTGTTTAGAAAGGTTCTTATAACTGATGGTGCATTTTTCAACTTTCCCAGGTCAAGACAGTTGTCATTGGTCTTGGAGCAGGATTGCTGCCAATGTTTTTCAGGAAGAACCTCCCATTTCTTGAGATTGAGGTGCAACTGGGTTCTGAAATCTCTTTTAATTGTATTCTTTTATCTTTTTCTCATGGTGATATTCTTAATTTTACAGGTTGTCGAATTAGATCCTGTGGTATtagatgttgctagacgctatTTTGGTTTTAGAGAAGATCAACATTTGAAGGTAATGCTCAAGTATTTTCAGATTACTTGTGTCAGGTTCCAACTTAGCATGGATTGAAATGTGTAAAGGAAATAATAATTTGCTTAGTGTGATAAGTTGCATTAGATTCCTCTTCCACATCATCCTCGTCCATTTTAGTGACTGAAGCCTTACAACCTCAAACTGATTATCCTTTGTGTTAGCAACTGGGAATTTCTATATTACATTCTCAGATGAATAAATATTGTTATATCACAAGATCTAGTTCTCACATGTTATGGTCAAAATAAGATGCCTTATTGTTCATGCTTCTGTTGACATTGCTAATTGCTTATTGAATTTTATTCGGTATGCGGCTCAAACTTTCTACTCATCAGTGCTGTTTATACCGAAAATGTATCTTGGTTTTATGTATgtgaatttaaaaaatatttaatctgaTAATTTGCCTTTTGAAATCTGAtgcaaaaataacaaaatatccaTATGATACAAAAAAATGTACAACTTTATTTTGAACAGCTTACAAGATATTATAATATCTGTAATTTTTAATGCTTAGGGAATTGAAAATAGAGAGGTTTATGCATGATGATTTTGCAGTTTAGATTTATCGTTCTTACGGTGGAAACATTATCATTTTTTTCCATTCTGAGATACTAATTTATCCCTTCACTGAAAGATGTTTGTATGTTTAGTTTAACTGCCTGCTGTTTTGTTTTTGCTTCCGTGTTTTTCTCACAGGCGCATATTGCCGATGGGATAAAGTTCGTCAGGGATATAGAAAATTCTGAGGCAACATGTAATAATGGCAAAAATGATACGCTCTACCAGAAGTTAGTGATTGAAGAAGGAAAAGAGTTGTGCAGAATTGACATACTTATTGTCGATGTGGACTCTGATGATTCGAGGTAATGCAAATGATATACTCCATCCGTTCCAAATATAAAAGCTACGTTTCTTTTTAAATTCGTCCCAATATATAGTCCAGTTTCCATACTTAGTATTGTTTTCTCTGCCCTGTCATTGAACACATTAACTACTTCCAACAATTTTTTTGTTCTACTAAAACATTCATTAAATAAGGGTAAGATATGATTGCGAAATTTACTTTTCAAATGACTTTCTTGATCTGTGAGAAGTACGATTTACTTTATTGCTACTCAAGTTTAGTTTCTTATACCTTAGTCTTTGCTCTCTTGCATTTGCAGCTCTGGTTTAACCTGTCCTGCTGCAGATTTCATCGAGGAATCGTTTCTTTTTACTGCCAAAAATTCACTTTCTGAGCAGGGCTTATTCATAGTTAATTTGGTCTCTAGGTCCTCTGCTGTTAAGGCTCCAGTATATTCAAGATTGAAAAAGGTGAGTGAAAATGATGATCCTATAATTACTTCTACCAATATTCTCCTTAGACATAAAAGAATGTTTAGCATCGTCATAACAAATTATTCCTCTTattcttaatatttttttccaaatgtCGTGTGCAAGTTCTCTTGATTAGGGCTGACATATCGTACCAAAATGCCGAATTATTgggatatcgtaccgaaattttttcgatatacggacattttttcggtataccgaattttttttgggTACCTGTACGGTATCAGTATAGATTttttcaatacaaaaatttcgGAATTTCGGTATTgatatcggtatgaattttttcataccggttttttttaaacagtataccgaaaacccacccctaCTTTTGATATATTGATGTTACATATGCGTACCGTTGCTGTGATAAATTCATGCTCATGCTTAAAGTTCTTGATTTCTTAAAAAGGCAATAGGATGTAATTCCCTAGCACCAGGCTTTTAAGGCTGCATTATATTTTTGTGCTTCTaactttgttttgtttgtattgATGTTTTACAGGTATTTAGAAATCTCTATACTCTACAGCTTGAGGAAGATGTCAACGAAGTCCTTTTTGCCCTTAAGGGCGATACTCCTGTTGAAGAAGATAAACTTTCCGACGCTTTTGGAGTACTGGCAAGATTACTGGAGCTAGAGAAACAGGAATGGAGCCAAAGTATCATAGATGCTTCAAAATTAATCAAGCGGCTAGTATGAATTCAATCTTGGTTTCTGAATACATACATGCAGTTTTGTTTAGTTTCCGCAAGTTTGTAGTGGTTTGGATCAACAGAGATCGTGTAAATTTTTTGTTCTATTTCTTGaagaatattataaaatttttccaaGTTAGGTTACTGTAACTTTTTAGATCACCTGTTTAAACAGACATTAAAATTCCATCTGGCAAGAATCTACATCAATTTTCCGTGCCTTCGATTTAAGCTTCACTCTACTCTCTTGCACGCAACACTATAATGATGAATGTGATTTATTTGACAGGGAGGTCATTGCCCGTTTGGGAAAATTGATAAATTGGTCATGTAAGTTTATcatttttggattttggtccgATATCCTTGTCATCTATGATTGAAGTCCACTATCTTTAAATGTTTAGAAATTTGGTCATTTTTCTACCAATTTGCTGAAGCGGCATTTTTTATGAAATTTGAATTGATGTTTTGGTCACATCACATACACgtggattttaatatataactCATTAATTATTGCATAAACATTTAAAGTCCCTCCCTCCTCTCTCGTACGAATCCACCAACCGAAGGAAATCCCTTTCTCTCTCGCCAAATCCCTAATTTTCTAAgcagaagagaagaaattttatATGAGATTACGATTTCTTCAGTTCCCGAACAATTTTGTGCCTGCTTTTCGAGAGAATGGTTGCTCATGAAGCGCAACTCCTTTGTATATATATTCACGAGTGTTCAAATTACGATAGTGTCGATTATAACATTTCTAGTACTGTTTTTCTAAACAGAGATGCCGCACGGTAGACTGGTAGACGGAGGAAAATTTTTCGGAGCACTTTTCTCCAGTCTTGCGAATATGATGTTTAATGGGGTGGCCGAGCTTGCGTTCATGATAATGTGATGTTTGGGTTATTAAGGATTTATCGAGAGAGAAAAACAAAAGGGATTCCGTACATTCAATGCATATAAGGGGAGGGTTTGAAATGTTTATGCAATAACTAATATGACTTTTATATTAAAATCCACATGTGTATGTGATGTGGACAAAACACCAACTCAAATCTTTATTGTCACGGGAAAAAAATGCCACTTCATCAAATTGGTAGAAAAATTACCAAATTCCTAAACATTTTTAAAGATATTGAACTTAAATCAAAGATGACAAAGATAtcgaaccaaaatccaaaaatgATAAACTTACAGGGCCAATTTATCATTTTTCCATTGTCGGTTGCGTCGTACCAAATTTTTCTACAACATGGTTAACCAGAAACGTGCCCGAGGTACGGACAATGATCAATGGACCAAGGACCTTTTTGGGCATCCCAAATTCAGTCTTTTTTTACCCTTGAAAAGTTTATTAACAATACATACGATACAAGTGTTGAAACAAAATTTAGAAACTAGAAAACCATAATTATAACGACTTTATCTTACTATATGTtcgatatttttaaaaagatCGTCTCACTATTTTGTTGATATACTCGAACAATCGATTTTTCTTGCAATGCCTCACACACGCGTAAGTTTACGCGAACTAATCATGCTATccaatttgaattgtttattggaatttttattttatttttgacatTTTCATTTGAGTCTGGTAAAAATACTCATTAATTACACGACTTTTGAGTTGTTAGaaagttattttttaatttaattatgataTATTTTAGTGAATGTGCGAAAATAAATTCATCAGAATCCCAAtggaaataaacaaaaaaatacagacaaaaacaaaacaaaacaaaacaaaagaaaagacGACAAATTTCATGTTCTAGGAACCTTTTTAATTGGTTTTGAGCAATCGGCTGCGAAACAGATTAAATAGTAGGGATCACAGCAATCTTTGTAATGTGCTCTTCGGTCATTTCATTCAAGACAGAGTTAGAAGCTAGAAAATAATTACTGTACAACTGCTACACCACGCGCACGCACACATATCAAATGCATCCATTATCTTAGATATATTATTTTGTACGGACAGAACGGCTTGATAAATATGAAGAAGGTAATCTTGTAATTTATTACTTCAAGGTTTGGCCTTCAACACATGCACTGCTGTAGACATGGCAACTTATTTACCTTTACAAGGTTTGGACTTGAGATAATCATTTAACTAGTGCAGAACCGATGTGGGACGTAAGAGAGCATTTCATTTCCACAGATACAGTTTTGATAACACCTTGGCATGGGTCTCCTCCAAATACCGTATTTGATACGCCAATGGAACAACTCTGTTTTCCCAAACAAGCCTGAAAAATACAAGGAAAAGAATGACTTAAAGCATGATGGGCAGCGGTTGACTTGACTGTGCGACGTAACAATCTTGTTTAAAAGGTGAACAAATAAACTGAGACACTGGAAATAATCGAATTCTTTAAGGAGTCGGTATTTTTTTCTTCCTATAGAAAAGACTAATACCAAACTTTACAGCTGATAACAACAATAGATATTCAATTAGGTACATTcttagttaaaaaaaaaaaactacatgCCGGTTTCTCTTTCAATTATGTAACGTAAATTCGAGATGCAGTGAGAATAATTTGACTTGAAGAAAATTTCACTCATAGAAACCTAAATGATGCCTTACTTCCATGATCAACATTTTTATTAGTCACATTGGTTATTCCACCAAGTTATGAAGAAAATTCTTCCCACCAAGTGTCAAGTGATATATTCAGCAAGTTCACTTGGGTAACGTCCTGTAACTACAAAAATTAACTTATTGAAGAGTCATACTTACCTGAGACACAACCAAGAATGAATTTGCTGCATGGCAGTCACCTCTTGAAAATTTCTGGCAGCTGCCTTGTGGTGTTCCATAACTTGCAAACTCGATAGAGGAGATTTTTCTCCCAGAATCACATTTCAAGTGCATTTCAGGTACAGTAGAATGAAGTGAAATTGTTTCATTACTGACCTGTGTACGTGACCACACATTTAGAGGAGGATAATGATCCTCAGATATTTTAGCacaaatggtttctgtgaaatGTGATTTGATAGAAATCTTAAATGGGTTATTTTCTCTCTCCTCAAAGATGACAAGTAAATTGTCTGATGCCTGCAGCCATGATCTTGGTATGTGGTACCTGGACatgtacaaggatttgagatCCCCCAAAATTGAATTAGTGCCCATTTCAAGTGACTGGATAAAATTTGGAAACAAAGAATCAGTTAATGAATAAGTTTGTCTGGAAGAATACCAGGATTGAGTAGGATCCCCACAGTTTGTTACACACTTATCGGAATCATAGGTTCCACGATAGTCACAAGTTTGGCATCCATCCTTGGGGGCATTTAAAGTCCAATATCTTCCTATGTGATGGCCATTGACCCACACTTGACCCTTTCCCATACTACTCAAATCAAGAGCAACAGGATCTACCTCAGAAGGGGAATCAAAATGCGTCTGGATCAGGAAAAATAAAcaaggaaaagaaaaagagttacgtgaattttaaaaatagatgTTATAGGATAGGTCAAAGTATATGTTCCAaggataagaaaaattttcaaaggAAACCATTAGGGAAATTATCAATTTCGAGATATTATCATTctgagattaaaaaaaaagatgtCTCCATTCAATGAGAACAGAGAGGGATTGTTTTGCTTGACATGAAAGGGGTGGACAATTTGGGTTCGTCAATTATCTTCATCAAAATGCTTTATTGACAACAATTTAAAGGGTTGAATTTGATACATCATCTCATCTAACACAAACACGGAAGATAGAAAGAGAGAACCAACATCTTCAAATTCTCTGTACTTGGTATGTGGCTGTTAGTTGTAATAGTTGATATTGACACACAAAAATGCTTAGAAAGagccaatttttttaaaaaaaatccaatgtTATAGTGATAAATGAACAAATGAATGACAGCTCAACCAGACAACAGATTAAATCTCTAATGAAATATGATTGGATTATAATTATAAGTTTATGCCCAAATATCAAGATTCGTACTTTTATCTTCTGATTGATAGATGAGAGGAGAGACCGTGTTTCAAAGATGGAATCTTGTTGAGTGAAGAGTCTCATGCCCATACAACAATCTCTCGAAAGGGGATGTTTCACTTCAAATTTTGAGTTGATAGGGTCTAGTTATTCACCTACCAGACCCAAGCATGCATGAACAGTATTAATTTCTAAGCCCGATGACATTTCAGTCAATTAGTGGAAATAACAGAAAGCTGGTGGTTAGCGTTTAGGGATCTGGGATTGTCGTGGGTGACACCGAAGACCACGAAGGATTTGTTCGCAGTAGATTTGCTCACTGGGAAAAAGGGGGAAAATTCTTTGGGCAGTCATAATACATTGCGTTTGCTGGATCGTATGGCTAGAAAGAAACAGGAGGATCTTTGAAGACGAAGAGGTTTCGATTGGAGAGACTTGGGAAAAGATTAAGTTGAGAGTAGCAGCTTGGTTACACATTATAACAGAATTCCAACCGTTTTCAATTTTAGATTTGTATAGGGATTGGAGTTTGATCTTGAATTAGCTTAATCTATGAACTAGTCTAGAGAATTTTGTGGACCACTGGTCCACCTTTGAATGTAACTCCTATAaagttttaataatatttgtgtttcttataaaaaaaaacagaaagcTGAGATTGTGTAACACAGAGAGACTTGTTTTTCATTCAAATAATATCAAGCACAAATTAGCTAAGCGTACGAGTTAACAAGTTCTTCTAGGCACAGATTCAGAATTTTCAGATGGAATACTTCGGTGTGCTGCTAATTTATAATTTGCTTTTCAAAAAATCACTTGAAAATGTAAGAAATGAAATTAGTTCAAGTTTGTTCTAGTCATGGTACCTTGTACCAGGAAAATCTGGTTGGAGTTGCGTCATGTGGCAATTCAGCCCATTCCATGCTTTCATTTTTATCACTTGCATAGATTTTCAAAAACTCACCCTTAAGCCCTACCTGCAATTAGATTGAAGCATGCTAGTAAGTTTATTTGTTTTTCTGCTTTTGTTTGGATTATGAAAGGTGTAATAAGAATATCCTCTCACAAACTGCAACAACAAAGGTCCTAATATAAGCCACATGTTACCAACAACACCGTAGTGCAtaattcattttaaattttaccATTAGTTTACGTCAGTAATAAGTAGCATTTGTTGGATTTAAAGTTCAGTTTCTCAAACTGTCCATCCCCCACGAAACCCTTATTGTGACTCCAAAAATTTTATTCATGTCCACTATTCCTCGTCAGGATACATGGCCAAAAGAGACATCCTATCATCGAATTCTGTTAAACGAAAGACAATTTTCTAATGAAGTTGAACGAACCTGATTCAGTGAAACAAACccacaaaatacaagtttccaATAAGGTCGATAATGTTCTATAAATAGTAAACTCCTTGAAGCCTAGCATTTTGAAAAGAAGTCGTAAAGACTAAGAGGCATTTTGGCTaacatatgtttttttttattttttataagaaacacaaatattattaaaataatataggaGTTACAATTACATATGTTCAGTTTGGTAGGAGCTGAAAACTAGAGCAACCATGCTTGACTCCTTTGAATTTTGGGCAAAAAATGGCTTTTGGCAATGCTTCAGTGACAAATATCCAACCCCCTTGAATTTTGAGATTAAAGTTCCAACTTCTACAACCCAAGATGTTTTTTCTCGAAACTCCAGTAACTGAACTGAAAACTAAAAATTGGCTTTCTGACATGCTTCAATGACAAATATCTACAATATATTCCTGATTTGCTATAAATCATGCTAACATCACCATTATTTTCAGCATCTCTGGTTAACAACGACAGTTTTTTGAAGCAGGCTTAGATTGTTTTCCTCGCAAATCAACAAGC comes from Henckelia pumila isolate YLH828 chromosome 4, ASM3356847v2, whole genome shotgun sequence and encodes:
- the LOC140866893 gene encoding uncharacterized protein isoform X2, with the translated sequence MEPEHGSKLGNLYLSEVRRLLKAGGKFICLTLAESHVLDLLLPKYRFGWKISLHAIREEPSSRNLKLQTFMVIAEKDNISAISELSAFIDQSSIICHGYQASGLSEALEREKKFRSEHSSGSDILYSLEHLKLGARGDLAELDPGRRVKLTLGEPGVSYFSYRAVVLDAQQDPESGPFSLNFGVFLVPRTRAHEWLFSSEEGQWLVVASSRAARLLMIILDSSHASASMEDIQMDLSPLVKQLSPGNMDGVQIPFMAASDGIKQRKIVYQVTSALTGQIVVEDVICNKLDDEIQRRFPSKDLVFRRLVFQRVESLVQSEAILSVVPDDMSNEVEDKTARAASKSRKKGKHRKFDSQFSGSLVTSESERLPRASSSEMNVDQNYLASSYHNGIISGLMLISLHLEKLVSVGSMVKTVVIGLGAGLLPMFFRKNLPFLEIEVVELDPVVLDVARRYFGFREDQHLKAHIADGIKFVRDIENSEATCNNGKNDTLYQKLVIEEGKELCRIDILIVDVDSDDSSSGLTCPAADFIEESFLFTAKNSLSEQGLFIVNLVSRSSAVKAPVYSRLKKVFRNLYTLQLEEDVNEVLFALKGDTPVEEDKLSDAFGVLARLLELEKQEWSQSIIDASKLIKRLV